A DNA window from Trichosurus vulpecula isolate mTriVul1 chromosome 2, mTriVul1.pri, whole genome shotgun sequence contains the following coding sequences:
- the LOC118836989 gene encoding olfactory receptor 6T1-like → MRPENWTQVTEFVLLGFPKSWALQLMLFLRLLVTYVVTVMGNLLIIMLSWSDRRLHTQMYFFLRNLSLLELMLVSVVVPKMLVSILTKDYTISFAGCIMQSYFYFLLGTTDFFLLTVMSLDRCLAICRPLHYEMLMSRPTCVWLVLSSWLAGFLWTFCPTILMTSLPFCGPNGIDHFFCDSWPLMGLSCGDTQLLELVAFLLSTALLLGSLTLTSSSYAFILTTVFHTPIASERKKAFSTCASHLTVMVMFYGSSIFLYIRTSEAQSMLLNKGVSALNCIISPLLNPFIFNLRNDKVKQALCDAIRRHKHMGPKL, encoded by the coding sequence ATGAGGCCAGAGAACTGGACCCAGGTAACAGAATTTGTGCTTCTGGGCTTCCCTAAGAGCTGGGCCCTACAGCTGATGTTGTTCCTGAGGCTTCTGGTGACATATGTGGTGACAGTGATGGGGAACTTGCTCATCATCATGCTTAGTTGGTCTGACCGCCGCCTGCATACCCAGATGTATTTCTTCCTGAGAAATCTTTCCCTGTTGGAGCTGATGCTGGTCTCTGTTGTGGTCCCCAAGATGCTAGTCAGTATCCTCACTAAGGACTATACTATCTCCTTTGCTGGCTGCATCATGCAATCCTACTTCTATTTCCTCCTGGGCACCACGGACTTCTTCCTCTTGACTGTCATGTCCCTGGACCGCTGTCTGGCCATATGTCGTCCATTACACTATGAGATGTTGATGAGTCGTCCCACCTGTGTCTGGTTAGTGTTGTCATCCTGGCTCGCTGGATTTCTCTGGACCTTTTGCCCCACTATCCTCATGACTAGTCTGCCTTTCTGTGGCCCAAACGGCATTGACCATTTCTTCTGTGATAGCTGGCCACTTATGGGGCTCTCCTGTGGGGATACCCAACTTCTTGAGTTGGTGGCTTTTCTGCTTTCCACAGCATTGCTACTGGGCTCACTGACATTGACCTCTAGTTCTTATGCCTTTATTCTCACTACTGTCTTTCATACCCCAATAGCCAGTGAGCGGAAAAAAGCCTTTTCTACCTGTGCATCACACCTCACTGTCATGGTCATGTTCTATGGCAGCTCCATCTTTCTTTACATCCGCACATCAGAGGCCCAGTCTATGCTCCTTAATAAGGGGGTCTCTGCCCTGAACTGCATCATCTCCCCACTCTTGAATCCATTCATCTTCAACCTCCGTAATGACAAAGTGAAGCAAGCCTTATGTGATGCCATAAGGCGGCACAAACACATGGGCCCAAAATTGTGA
- the LOC118835898 gene encoding olfactory receptor 6T1-like: MYPENWTQVTEFVLIGFPGSWSLQIILFLGLLVTYVVTVMGNLLIIMLSFSDHRLHTQMYFFLRNLSLLELILVSVVVPKILVSILTRDYSISFAGCIMQSYLYFLLGTTDFFLLAVMALDRYLAICRPLHYETLMNRPICVRLVMASWIAGFLWVLSPTILMASLPFCGPNVIDHFFCDSWPLMRLSCGNTQLLELVAFILSTAVLLGSLALTSVSYAHILATVLRTPTATERRKAFSTCASHLTMVVIVYGSSIFLYIRTSEAQSMLLNKGVSALGCIITPLLNPFIFSLRNDKVKQALGDALRWHRNICAKRL; the protein is encoded by the coding sequence ATGTATCCAGAAAACTGGACCCAGGTAACAGAATTTGTGCTTATTGGTTTCCCTGGAAGCTGGAGCCTGCAGATCATACTATTTTTGGGGCTTCTGGTGACATATGTGGTGACAGTCATGGGAAACTTGCTCATCATTATGCTTAGCTTCTCTGACCACCGCCTACACACCCAGATGTATTTTTTCCTAAGGAATCTATCCCTCCTAGAGCTGATTTTAGTCTCTGTTGTTGTCCCTAAAATCCTGGTCAGCATCCTCACCAGGGACTActctatctcctttgctggctGCATCATGCAGTCCTACCTCTATTTCCTCCTAGGCACCACTGACTTCTTCCTCTTGGCTGTCATGGCCCTGGACCGCTATCTAGCCATCTGCCGTCCATTACACTATGAGACTCTGATGAATCGTCCCATTTGTGTTCGACTAGTAATGGCTTCTTGGATTGCTGGTTTCCTTTGGGTGCTCTCTCCTACTATCCTTATGGCTAGCTTGCCTTTCTGTGGCCCCAATGTCATTGACCACTTCTTCTGTGACAGCTGGCCATTGATGAGACTCTCCTGTGGGAATACCCAACTTCTGGAGCTAGTAGCCTTTATACTTTCCACAGCTGTTCTTCTGGGCTCCCTGGCACTGACTTCTGTTTCCTATGCTCATATCCTTGCTACTGTCCTGAGGACTCCAACAGCCACAGAACGGAGGAAGGCTTTTTCTACCTGTGCTTCACATCTTACCATGGTTGTCATTGTCTATGGCAGCTCCATCTTCCTTTATATCCGTACATCAGAGGCCCAGTCTATGCTCCTTAACAAAGGGGTCTCAGCCCTGGGATGTATCATCACCCCACTTCTGAATCCATTCATCTTTAGTCTTCGTAATGACAAGGTGAAGCAGGCCCTAGGAGATGCCCTGAGATGGCACAGAAACATTTGTGCCAAAAGACTGTAA
- the LOC118839710 gene encoding olfactory receptor 4D5, whose protein sequence is MNPANHTQVTGFLFLGLSQAWELRIFFFMVFLTVYLLTVMGNLLIVAIVSSDPHLHTTMYFLLANLSFLDFCYSSITSPRMLVDLLSGNPTISFGGCLTQLFFFHFIGGIKIFLLTVMAYDRYVAISQPLRYPLIMNQGVCGLLMAGSWVGGFVHSIVQIALTVQLPFCGPNQLDNFYCDVPQLIKLACTDTFVLELLMVSNNGLVTLMCFLILLGSYTALLIMLRSHSQEDQSKALATCASHIAVVTLIFVPCIYIYARPFRTFAMDKAVSVLYTMVTPMLNPAIYTLRNKEVIEAMKKLWKRHVFTWGKQEQ, encoded by the coding sequence ATGAATCCAGCCAATCATACTCAGGTGACAGGATTTCTATTCCTGGGTCTTTCCCAGGCATGGGAGCTCCGGATTTTCTTCTTTATGGTGTTTCTCACTGTGTATTTGTTGACAGTCATGGGGAACCTACTCATTGTGGCCATTGTGTCCTCTGACCCCCACCTGCATACAACCATGTACTTTCTCCTAGCCAACCTCTCCTTCCTTGACTTCTGCTACTCTTCTATCACTTCCCCCCGGATGTTGGTTGATTTACTCTCTGGCAACCCAACAATCTCCTTTGGGGGATGCCTCACACagctcttttttttccacttcattgGGGGCATCAAAATCTTTCTCCTCACAGTCATGGCATATGACCGCTATGTTGCCATCTCCCAGCCTCTACGCTACCCACTCATTATGAATCAGGGAGTTTGTGGGCTCTTAATGGCAGGTTCCTGGGTGGGGGGCTTTGTCCACTCAATAGTTCAAATTGCCCTGACAGTCCAACTCCCATTTTGTGGGCCCAACCAACTAGACAACTTCTACTGTGATGTGCCCCAGCTGATCAAGCTGGCCTGCACAGACACTTTTGTACTGGAGCTGCTAATGGTTTCCAACAATGGCCTGGTCACTCTGATGTGCTTCCTGATACTACTGGGATCCTACACAGCTCTTCTTATTATGCTTCGGAGCCATTCCCAGGAGGACCAGAGCAAAGCATTGGCCACTTGTGCCTCCCACATTGCTGTGGTGACCCTGATCTTTGTTCcttgtatctatatctatgcccGGCCCTTTCGGACCTTTGCTATGGACAAGGCAGTCTCTGTCCTGTACACCATGGTCACCCCTATGCTCAATCCTGCCATCTACACCCTGAGGAACAAGGAAGTGATTGAAGCCATGAAGAAACTATGGAAGCGGCACGTATTCACATGGGGAAAACAGGAACAATAA